One bacterium genomic window, CCGGTCGAACTCGCTGATACCTGATCGGTAACCGGACATTGTGGTGCTGGAGATCTCAGCGATAGTCTGCCGTTCGACCAGAGTCGGACCGCTCTTCGCTTTTTTCCGCTCGGGGACGCGCTCTTCGATCAAAGCGTTCCAGGAACCACACTCGCGACACTGCCCTTGCCAACGAGTATGCTCTGCCCCGCACTGGGAACAAAAATAGGCAGTCTTTATCTTTTTGCCGATCACCTACGCCACCCGTATCGGTCCCTGCGCGGAACCGGAAATGAACTGTTGCAGAATCGGATTCGGGGTGTTTCGCACTTGATCGGGGGTACCATCGAATTCCACTTTGCCGTGATACAACATCACGATCCGGTCGGCGATCTTAAAGGCAGACCGCATGTCATGCGTCACTGTGATCGAGGTCACGTGCAATTTCTGATTCAATTCAACTATCAGGTCGTCGATCACGTCTGAGGTAACCGGATCGAGCCCGGAGGTCGGCTCGTCATAGAGCATTACATCGGGATTGGTTGCGATGGCTCGGGCCAGACCTATCCGTTTTCGCATGCCGCCCGACAATTCTGCCGGAAGTTTCCCCTTGGTGGCGGACATTCCGACCATTTCCAACTTCTCATTGACTATTTCGTCGATCTGCTCGGGCGTGAACTGGCGCGACTCCAGCAAACCAAGTCCAACATTCTCGGCGACAGTCATCGAATCAAGCAAAGCGGCTCCCTGAAACAACATGCCGAACCGTCGACGCATCGTCACCAATTCATCGGAATCGAATTGCCCTATGTCATTTCCTTCGAAAAGGATTCTCCCTGAATCCGGCTCAATGAGGCGAATGAGATGTTTGAGCATGACAGATTTTCCACTGCCGGACAATCCGATAACGCAGATCGATTCCCCTGCCCGCACCTGGAGATCGACACCGTCAAGAACTCGCAGGTATCCGAACGACTTGACGACTTGCTCAAATTGTATAAGTACTTCGCTCATATCAGATCCGGAACAATAAGATCGTAAACAGGAAATCCAGTACCAGAACCAGGACCATTGAAATGACCACCGAACGTGTAGTTGCCTCTCCGACCCCCTCTGCACCACCCTTTGTCCTGAACCCTTCGAAACAGGCGACCAATCCGATCACCAGACCGAATACCCCTGCCTTGAATAGACCGTTTACCAGATCCATGACACGGAAGGAGCTGCGGAATCCGTTGAGGTAGGTTTCGGAGGAGACGTCGACTCCCACGACAGACACGATCAATCCGCCAATGATCGCCACAAAGTCGGCAAAAATAACCAGCAATGGCACCATCAGCATGCAGGAAAGTACGCGCGGCATCATCAGATAGCGATTTGGGCTGATCCCCATCGCATCCAGGGCATCGATCTGCTCGGTGACCTTCATGGTCCCGAGTTCAGCGGTTATACCCGCTCCGACGCGCCCCGCAAAAACTAGCGTCGACAACACCGGGCCCAATTCAATTATGACGGCCTTGCCAACTGCCTGCCCCAGATAACGCAGCGGTGCTCCAATGAACTTGAACTGATAGGCCGCCTGCCAGGCGGAGACTGCTCCAACGAAGATCGCGATGATAACGATCAGCGGGAGCGACATCACACCGATCGAGTACATCTGCTCGAACAGAACGCGCATGGAGCGCGGAATATCTTTGAGATGAATGATAAACCGGGCGAACAGGAGACTGATGCCGCCGATCCATGAAACGATCGTGACACTCCGTCGTCCGATCGTGATCAACCCTCTTTGCGGTTCCATCAGACCGATAACTCCCTAAAACGGTGTGTCGGAACCCTGCACAGGATCGACATCAGCCGGCAACTCCCTGTAGCCTGCGGCGAGGTTCTCAAACCGGGCAAACTCCTTAACAAAAGCCATCCGCGCAGTTCCGGTCGGACCGTTACGCTGCTTGGCGACAATGATTTCGGCCGTACCGATCTTGTCGGCGTTTTTGGGGTCGCGGCGCTCATCATCATTAAGATAGTACTCCGGACGATAAACGAACATCACAACGTCGGCATCCTGCTCGATCGCTCCGGATTCTCGAAGGTCCGCAAGCTGCGGGCGCTTGTCGCCGCCGCGATGCTCCACCATACGGGAAAGCTGCGAGCAAGCGATCACCGGCAATTGTAACTCTTTCGCCAGGGCCTTCATGCTTCGCGAAATGACCGAAATCTCCTGCTGCCGGTTCTCTGAGCGGCCCGAGGCATGCATCATCTGAATATAGTCTACAATGATCAACGAGAGGTGCGGGAATTGAGCCTTAAGCCGTCTGGCTTTGGCCCGCATTTGCAGCGAGGTCAACGAAGCGGAGTCATCAATAAAGATATCCATCTGCGACAGCGCGTTGCCGTGCTTTGTCAACTGGGCGAACTCGGCATCCGTGAGCTTGCGCGAGCGAAGTTTCTGCTGGCTGATCTTGGCGCGTCCGCACAGCATACGCAAAGCGAGTTGCTCCTTGGACATTTCGACCGAGAAGATCGCCACCCCCTTCTTGACCTTCTCGTTCGATGCAATACTTTCTGCGATGTTGACCGCGAGCGCCGATTTCCCCATGGACGGTCGCCCGGCGACCACAACGAAGTCACCGTTGTGCAAGCCCTGGGTCATCAGATCCAGCTCGGAGTAACCGGTCATCACTCCCTCGAGAGCGCCATCGTCGGACTGGAACCGTTCAATCTGCTCGAACGAATGGTGAACCAGTTGTTTGAGCGGGACAAAGCCCTGGCGGAGCCGGCTCTCGGAGATGCGGAAGATATTGGCTTCCGCCGCATCCAAGAGATCTTCCACCGGATTCTCGGAAACGTAAGCCGAACGGGATATCTCGTTGGATGTCTCTATCAATCGGCGGAGGAGCGATTTATCAAGGACGATCGTTGCATAAGCCAGGACATTCGCGGTCGAGGCCACCGATTCGGCAAGCTCCACAAGATAGACGCGACCACCTGCCTTCTCGAGCTGATTATCGCTCTGCATCACGTTGGCGACAGTCGTTATGTCGCACGGCTCGGAACGGTTGTACAGCTCCAGCATCGATTTGTAGATGATCCGGTGGCGCGGCGAATAAAAGTGCTCTTCTGAGTCGATCACTCCGATCACCTGGTGGATCGCTTCGTCATCCTTTAGGATCGAACCCAGCAGCGCCTGTTCGGCATCGCCCGATTGCGGCGGCTGAAGATGTTGTACGTCTTTATCTGGTCTGGCCTGAAATGCCATAGTGCTTACAGTTCCGGTTACAGTTGGTCGTACCTGGCCTTGAGCATTTTCATATCTTCCCATGTCTCCTTCTTGTACTCAGGGAAGCGAAGGAGCGCCGCCGGGTGATAGGTCACCAGCATCGGGATCCCATGATAATCTAGCCAGGATTTGCGCAATTTACTCAGTGGCGTCGTGGTCTGCAAGAGCGATTGCACAGCGATTCTGCCGAGGCAGCAGATCAGCTTCGGCTGAATAATACGAATTTGTTCGTGCAAGTAAGGCAAACACTCCGCTACTTCGTTCGGCTGGGGATCCCGGTTATTGGGTGGCCGACACTTGAGGATATTGGCGATATAGATCTCCTGACGCGACAACTGGATTGCTGCCAGGATCTTGTCGAGCAGCTTGCCGGCGGCCCCGACAAATGGCTCACCCTGTTGATCTTCCTGTGCTCCCGGGGCCTCACCGATAAACAGCAATTTCGCTTTCGGACTCCCCACGCCGTACACAAATTTGGTGCGCGTTTTTCCGAGCGGGCATTTCTGGCATCCATTGATCGCGTCATAGTGCTCGTCAATGGTCCCATATGAGGCAAGACCGAGCGGAATCGTTATATCATCACGGACGACTGTCTTGGCCATCCTGGCGTTTTCCTCCGTTGAAAGTAAAATCCGTTGTGGCAAGGCTTGGGCCACTTCACTTGCTTCGCTTGACTGTGCCACCAACGGAGGCGACACCGGGCTGATCGCACGACTGAGGATAATCTCTTTAGTGCCTAGTTCGATCTGCGCCTTAAACGCTCGTCGAACGAGTTCGAGTATCTCCTGGGGATTGTCAGCCACGCTGATTAGTCTTTGCCGAAGATGGTCCGACTGCAAGCAAGTCGGCGACTCGTGCGATTAGTCGCGCCGCAACCTCGAATTTAGGCATGATCGGCCAGATTTCCGGTGCCTGCTCGGGCGAAAGGATCATCACCTGATTAGTGTCATGATCAAAGCCTGCCCCTTCGGTCCGCGGATTGTTGACAACGATCAGATCAAGCTTTTTCTCAATCAGTTTCTTCAGTCCGTTCGCTTCGGCATTTTCTGTCTCGAGGGCAAAACCGATTACTTTCTGGTCGGACCGTCGCTTAGACGCGACCTCTTTCAGTATATCCGTGGTCGGAGTCAGGTTGATCTGGAGTTTCTCCCCCGTGCGCTTGATCTTCTGATCAGCCGCATCAGTCGGTGTAAAATCCGATGGCGCAGCCGCCATGATCAGGCAATCGGTCGATCCGAACTCACGCTTGACGGCATCGGCCATCTCTTTGGTCGTCTCAATAGAGATCGTGCGAATTCCGGCGGGAAGTGACATATGAGTGGGTCCGGAGATCAACGTGACCTCTGCGCCGGCATCGCGCGCGGCTTCGGCAATCGCATACCCCATCTTTCCTGATGAACGATTGGAAATGTATCGGACTGGGTCGATCGCTTCCCGGCAGGGACCCGCCGTCACCAGCACTTTTCTACCGGCCAAACTTCCAGAGCGTCGCTTCGCTTCGGATTCGAGAAAAAGTTTCACCTGCTCAAATATCTCGAGTGGCTCCAGCATGCGACCTATACCGAACTGCTTTTCGGCCATTTCGCCTTCAGCCGGGCCAATAAACTGATACCCGAGTTCCACTAACGCGCGCACATTTCGTTGAGTGATCGGATTGTGCCACATCCCGGGGTTCATTGCCGGAGCGATGATCACCGGCGCCGGTGTCGCACAAACGATAGTGGTCAGCAGATCATCAGATACTCCCGAAGCAGTCTTGCCGATGAAGTTGGCAGTTGCCGGAGCGATCACCATCAGGTCTGCCCAGCGAGCCAACTCAATATGGCGGGTGGCGATCTCATCACGCTCCGCCCACATATCGGTATAAACCGGATTCCGCGAAGTTGCCGCCAGTGTCATTGGCGTAACAAACTTGGTCGCATTGGCTGTCATAATGACCCGGACTTCCGCCCCAGCCTTGATCAGCGAGCGAACCAGGTATGGCACCTTATAGCAGGCAATGCCGCCGGTCATTCCGACGATAATTTTCTTGCCGGATAGTGACATGTCAGTTAATGGTCAGGGTTGGATCGATCTTTGGATCAAATAGTGCCAGCGATTCCATCTCGTTGAGCTCGTTGAACAGGACGGCCGCGGTCACCAGTTTTATCTGTTCCAGGTCAACGCGCTGAGGCGAGACAGAAAACGCCCGTTCAAGTACCGTCTCAAACTGCTCGTCATCAATAACCGAAAGCGCCACCAGCTTCACCAGGAAACCGTACGCTTCGGGGCTCAACTGCAACCGCTCGTATTGCGTCAAAACGCGATTGGAATGATGTTCTTCCGGGAATTGGGCGAAAAAGGGTTCGTCACTATGCTCAAAACGGTCGATCACCCAGGAGTAGGCGGACGAGATCTCAGTATCTGAATAGCCCATGCTCTGCAGATCTGGCGTGAGATCATCCATACTCGGAAGCATCCCCTGATTCTCCCGCATATGATCGATCAGATAAACGACAATTTCCAGAACTCTGTTACCCATCAGCCCTTCTCGTCTTTTCCCCCAACGGTGGTAAGATAGACGAGAAGTCTGGACCGGTCAATGACAGACTATCGTGGACAGCCAAATTTACCGGGGCCGCTTATTCCATAATTGGCCAGTCGGGGAGCTGAATTTCCGCGGCTGGTAAGTTGTTGTAGCCGGAGAAAATGCACTCCACGTCGATTTTTTCCGCCAATTTCATGAACAGCGCCTTGGGACGCGGAATATCATACTCATCCAGCAAGAGCTGGAATTGGGTACGAATCGTTACCATTTCTCTCCCCTGCTCGGAAGTCCTTCGCACCGTCATTTTGGCGGACAACTCACGTTTCACCCCGTGAATGTAAAACCATCCTCGGACCGTTCCACTATCTGACCTTCCATTTTCCAATCTGGCCAATCCATCAACTCGGGTTAGCTCAAAAAAGGCGAATGGGTACTTCTCGGTGTGCAAATGGCGCTCTCGCATGTGCTCATCGCGAGTGTCGATCCCGGTTTTGAGCGTGCGCAAATCCACTCTGAGAATTCCGATCATACTTGAGTCGAGACGTCCCGGATCACAGGAAAAGTAGCCGTCGATCGAAGCTGTCTTGCCTTCGATGAATTCCAGCTTGGCTGTAGACCGGAAATAGACCGAGTCCCCCCCGGCGGTCGCGTCGAGGCGAAAATCCGTTCCTTTGGCCGCAGATCCGGCCAGGAAACAGATTGACAGCATGACTATAAGTTTTTGCATTCTACCTGCCTTTGACAAGATTCGGGTACACTGTACCGGTCTTGCATCAATTGTCCGGCGCCCCGCCGTTGATCCAGTCGCGGATCTTCTCCTGATCGCTGGTTGGAACATAGGGCCCGCCCGGAGGCATCCTCAGTTCGAACTGCGGCGAACTGGTTGTCTTGAAGTACAGGCTGCTCGCCGCGGCATCCCCTGGCACGACAATCGGGCCATGCGAACCAGAACCGTGCAGCACCGCGTGGTATGTCGCTGATCCGAGATTCAGCCCCCCTTCAGCGGAAGTGCCACCGTGGCAACCGGCGATTGCACACCGCAAAACCAATACCGGCTGAATATCGGCAGCAAAACTAGGCACATCGTCGTTCTCGATCGTCCCGAGTGCGTTGCCATCGAAGAGCGCTCCATTAACCACATTGGATATCGTCACAGTGAATGTCTCTTCAGGTTCAAACAGGTTGTCCTCCACAGTTGGGACCTTGATAATGAGCTTGGTGGAACCGGGCAAGATCGTATCCTTCCCCGACTCCGCCACAAAGTCCGAGGTAGCCAGTGCGGTCCCACCGGAGACCGCATAATCAAGAATGAGTGGGAGTATGCCTGGCTTGTTCAAGACGACCTCGAACGAAGCTGTATCCCCTTCAACCACGCTGCTGTCGCGTACCAAAACAATGGGGACACCGTCATCATCAAGCACGAAACAAGACGCTTCCGCCTCGACGACAACTGCATTACTTGCACTCAGGATTCGGACCACGAATTGTTCGATCGGCTCGATCTGATCATCCTGGAGTAGTTCGATTCCGACATGAACATGATCTTCGTGATGCCCGGCTCCATCGGTGGCCTCGATAGTGACCGTATCTGTCCTGGCGATGAAATCCTGGCCGGCGGTTGCACTAGATCCGACAAAGGTGTATATGACCGTCACCGGCCGCGGCGCTTCAAAGCTCAGTTCGATCTCGCATTGTGCGATACCACCCTCAGTGGTAGTGTCACCATGAACAGACAGTTCCGGCACCGGTATCGCGGGCGGACTTCCCAGATCAGCGCAACCATACAGCAACGCCAGCCCCGCGCAAATGATCAATAGACACAGTTTTCTGTTCATTGCTCAATACCCGACATGGAATTGGACGAACACTTCGTCCTCGCCATCCCGCAACCCGCGTGTGTAATTGGTGTACGATGGCCGGATCTGGACGAACGGCACTGGATAGAAATCCACCGAAAACCGCAAAAACTCATCTACGCCGGTTTCGAGGCGACGGTTACCATCGAAGAAGTTATATTCACCGATCAGATAAAGCCCGTACTCCAACCGCGTGATCAGGCTTCCGTACACAACCACCTGATCGTTTCCCTTGCCAACGACATCAATCTCCCCCATCGCGGTGAAACGGTCATACGCAATACCGCCATATGCTGACTTGGCATGTGGATAGAGACCAAAACTGTCCGGGCCGATCTCATCGGTCAATCGGTATGACCCACCCATCAGATAGCTGAACGGACCAATTGTCCCCGGCCGATAGATGTTGAAATTGAACAGCTTCTGTTCGTTCGGATTAAACGCCTCAGCGATCAGATTTACCTCGGCGTACTCCGCCGATAGCGATACACCATCGAGGTACGTCTCCGGACCATTCCCGGTTTGGGAACGTATGAACGCATTGTGGTCATCCACATGCAGACCAAACGACGGAAGGAATGTTCCGAATTTCGCCGAGTACTTGTTATCCGCAAAAGTAGCCAGTGCGTAGTTCTCGGTGACGCCACTGGCGCCGAACCGAAGATGATAAAACATCCCCTTGATCGGCTCGACCGTCACGAATCCATCCGTCTGCATCCGAAATATCCGACCATCCTCAAGCGCCAGGTAGCGCATATCAAAACCGAGAACAAGCAATTCCCCCACCCGCGGCTTCCGATACTGTGCCGCCAGATGCTTCTTGGTACTCGGAAGCGTCAACTCATTGAATGCGGTTGTGAAATTCCCATACTCGGTCCTGGCTCCCCCACCGGCTGGCGAGAAATGGCAGTTTTTGCATGGCTCGGCATGCTCGACTGTCAGGCGCGGGTAGCTCCAAAGTGATGCTGCCGTCAACAGGATGAGGATCGACAATGGGATGGCGAATGGTCGTTTCATTGCAGCACTTTCAGTTGGCGGCGGACGGTTGGTTTAATGGTTCAGGCAATAGACAACCTGCCCGCATGCTATTACAGAGGAAACGCAGGCTGGGGTCGTACAGCCTGCGTCGATTTATTAACTGGAGAAATACCGAATTGATGACTGACAGGGTCAATGCTTGAAATGGCGTATCCCGGTGAAGACCATGGCAATTCCTAGCCGGTCGGCGGTGGCAATCACCTCGTCATCCCCTTTCGAACCACCCGGCTGGATCACTGCGGCGACTCCCGCCTCCGCCGCCACTTCGAGCCCATCCGGCATCGGGAAAAAGGCATCCGATGCCAGCACCGCCCCTTTGGCTCTCTCCCCCGCTCGTTTTACCGCCAGGAAGCTGGAATCGACCCGAGAGGTTTGCCCCATGCCTATCCCGACCGTGGCATTCTCTTTGGCGATCACGATAGCATTGGATTTGGTATGCTTCACTACGCGCCAGGCAAACAGCAACGAGGTCAACTGCGCCGGAGTTGGCGCCAATTTGGTCGCCGTCTGTAGAGTCTTGGGGTCGAGTTGGTGATCATCGGCGGTCTGCGCCAAAAGCCCACCCTGAATATATCGATAGCTGACCATCCCCTGCTTACGACCAGAGGCTATTTCCGGCAATGCCAACAGACGACGGGTCTTCTTTTTGACCAGAAGTTCCAACGCATCAGGAGCAAAGCCCGGCGCCAGCATACACTCAACAAACGGGGTCTCATGCAGCAGCTTGGCTGTCTCCAGATCAACGATCTTGTTCAGCCCGATGATCGATCCATAGGCCGAAAGCGGGTCCGATTCGTACGCCTTGGCGTACGCTTCTGTCAATGTTTTCGCCTGCGCCGCTCCACATGGATTGGCATGCTTGAGAATACAGGCAAACGGCTCACTAAACTCCAACAACAGATCAAGACAGGCGTCCAGATCACCGTAGTTGTTGTACGACAGCTCTTTCCCGGCCAGCACCTGGGCATGCAACAGGGTAGGCGCAGGATACGACGCATCGGAATATAGAGACGCTTCCTGATGCGGATTCTCACCATACCGAAGCGGCGATGCTTTTCGATATTCCAACTTTATCACATCGGGGAAATGCTCCGCATTTCGCTGAATCGGCGCCGTACTGTCGAGAGCGAACCAGTTGGCAACCGCTCGATCGTAGTCGGCCGTCAGCGCATAGGCGCGCCCGGCACAACGTCGACGGAATTCAAATGAAGTCGTCCCATCATTCTGCTTCATCTCTTCCAGCAGTTCACCATAATCCGTAGGATCAGCCACCACCGTCACCGAATCGAAATTCTTGGCCGCCGCACGGATCATCGAAGGACCGCCAATATCGATATTTTCGATGATCTCTTCCTCGGTCGCATTAGGCTTGGCTACGGTTTGCTTGAACGGGTAGAGATTGACCACTACCAGATCGATGCCGCGATAATCTGCCGCCTGCATCTGCTCCACATCTTCGACCACATGCCGACGGTACAGAATTCCGGCATGGATCTTGGGGTGTAGCGTTTTGACGCGCCCCCCCAGTATTTCCGGTGACCCGGTGAAGGTCGAAACTGAAATGGCATGGATCCCGGCGTCGCGAAGAGTCTTCAGCGTACCGCCGGTTGAAAGTATCTCAACTCCCAATTTATCGAGAGCCAAACCCAATTCAACAATGCCGGTTTTGTCGGAAACCGACACCAGCGCCCGCTTGATCTTAATTGTGTCCATTGCGTGTCTACTTGCCCGTCAGAAGACGTTGTGCCTCGCGATATCGCGCTGCCGATGCCCGCACGACTTCTTCGGGAAGCGAAGGCGCCGGCGGCTTTTTATTCCATCCAGTCGATTCGAGATAATCCCGGATCGGCTGCTTGTCAAACGATGGCTGGCTCTTTGCCAACCTCATACTTATCTACCGGCCAGAATCGGCTGGAATCCGGCGAGAGAACCTCGTCGATCAGGATAAA contains:
- a CDS encoding YceI family protein; this translates as MQKLIVMLSICFLAGSAAKGTDFRLDATAGGDSVYFRSTAKLEFIEGKTASIDGYFSCDPGRLDSSMIGILRVDLRTLKTGIDTRDEHMRERHLHTEKYPFAFFELTRVDGLARLENGRSDSGTVRGWFYIHGVKRELSAKMTVRRTSEQGREMVTIRTQFQLLLDEYDIPRPKALFMKLAEKIDVECIFSGYNNLPAAEIQLPDWPIME
- a CDS encoding ABC transporter permease, with translation MRVLFEQMYSIGVMSLPLIVIIAIFVGAVSAWQAAYQFKFIGAPLRYLGQAVGKAVIIELGPVLSTLVFAGRVGAGITAELGTMKVTEQIDALDAMGISPNRYLMMPRVLSCMLMVPLLVIFADFVAIIGGLIVSVVGVDVSSETYLNGFRSSFRVMDLVNGLFKAGVFGLVIGLVACFEGFRTKGGAEGVGEATTRSVVISMVLVLVLDFLFTILLFRI
- a CDS encoding ABC transporter ATP-binding protein; this encodes MSEVLIQFEQVVKSFGYLRVLDGVDLQVRAGESICVIGLSGSGKSVMLKHLIRLIEPDSGRILFEGNDIGQFDSDELVTMRRRFGMLFQGAALLDSMTVAENVGLGLLESRQFTPEQIDEIVNEKLEMVGMSATKGKLPAELSGGMRKRIGLARAIATNPDVMLYDEPTSGLDPVTSDVIDDLIVELNQKLHVTSITVTHDMRSAFKIADRIVMLYHGKVEFDGTPDQVRNTPNPILQQFISGSAQGPIRVA
- the coaBC gene encoding bifunctional phosphopantothenoylcysteine decarboxylase/phosphopantothenate--cysteine ligase CoaBC; this encodes MSLSGKKIIVGMTGGIACYKVPYLVRSLIKAGAEVRVIMTANATKFVTPMTLAATSRNPVYTDMWAERDEIATRHIELARWADLMVIAPATANFIGKTASGVSDDLLTTIVCATPAPVIIAPAMNPGMWHNPITQRNVRALVELGYQFIGPAEGEMAEKQFGIGRMLEPLEIFEQVKLFLESEAKRRSGSLAGRKVLVTAGPCREAIDPVRYISNRSSGKMGYAIAEAARDAGAEVTLISGPTHMSLPAGIRTISIETTKEMADAVKREFGSTDCLIMAAAPSDFTPTDAADQKIKRTGEKLQINLTPTTDILKEVASKRRSDQKVIGFALETENAEANGLKKLIEKKLDLIVVNNPRTEGAGFDHDTNQVMILSPEQAPEIWPIMPKFEVAARLIARVADLLAVGPSSAKTNQRG
- the dnaB gene encoding replicative DNA helicase — encoded protein: MAFQARPDKDVQHLQPPQSGDAEQALLGSILKDDEAIHQVIGVIDSEEHFYSPRHRIIYKSMLELYNRSEPCDITTVANVMQSDNQLEKAGGRVYLVELAESVASTANVLAYATIVLDKSLLRRLIETSNEISRSAYVSENPVEDLLDAAEANIFRISESRLRQGFVPLKQLVHHSFEQIERFQSDDGALEGVMTGYSELDLMTQGLHNGDFVVVAGRPSMGKSALAVNIAESIASNEKVKKGVAIFSVEMSKEQLALRMLCGRAKISQQKLRSRKLTDAEFAQLTKHGNALSQMDIFIDDSASLTSLQMRAKARRLKAQFPHLSLIIVDYIQMMHASGRSENRQQEISVISRSMKALAKELQLPVIACSQLSRMVEHRGGDKRPQLADLRESGAIEQDADVVMFVYRPEYYLNDDERRDPKNADKIGTAEIIVAKQRNGPTGTARMAFVKEFARFENLAAGYRELPADVDPVQGSDTPF
- a CDS encoding DUF494 family protein; this encodes MGNRVLEIVVYLIDHMRENQGMLPSMDDLTPDLQSMGYSDTEISSAYSWVIDRFEHSDEPFFAQFPEEHHSNRVLTQYERLQLSPEAYGFLVKLVALSVIDDEQFETVLERAFSVSPQRVDLEQIKLVTAAVLFNELNEMESLALFDPKIDPTLTIN
- a CDS encoding uracil-DNA glycosylase translates to MAKTVVRDDITIPLGLASYGTIDEHYDAINGCQKCPLGKTRTKFVYGVGSPKAKLLFIGEAPGAQEDQQGEPFVGAAGKLLDKILAAIQLSRQEIYIANILKCRPPNNRDPQPNEVAECLPYLHEQIRIIQPKLICCLGRIAVQSLLQTTTPLSKLRKSWLDYHGIPMLVTYHPAALLRFPEYKKETWEDMKMLKARYDQL
- the purH gene encoding bifunctional phosphoribosylaminoimidazolecarboxamide formyltransferase/IMP cyclohydrolase, which encodes MKIKRALVSVSDKTGIVELGLALDKLGVEILSTGGTLKTLRDAGIHAISVSTFTGSPEILGGRVKTLHPKIHAGILYRRHVVEDVEQMQAADYRGIDLVVVNLYPFKQTVAKPNATEEEIIENIDIGGPSMIRAAAKNFDSVTVVADPTDYGELLEEMKQNDGTTSFEFRRRCAGRAYALTADYDRAVANWFALDSTAPIQRNAEHFPDVIKLEYRKASPLRYGENPHQEASLYSDASYPAPTLLHAQVLAGKELSYNNYGDLDACLDLLLEFSEPFACILKHANPCGAAQAKTLTEAYAKAYESDPLSAYGSIIGLNKIVDLETAKLLHETPFVECMLAPGFAPDALELLVKKKTRRLLALPEIASGRKQGMVSYRYIQGGLLAQTADDHQLDPKTLQTATKLAPTPAQLTSLLFAWRVVKHTKSNAIVIAKENATVGIGMGQTSRVDSSFLAVKRAGERAKGAVLASDAFFPMPDGLEVAAEAGVAAVIQPGGSKGDDEVIATADRLGIAMVFTGIRHFKH